A window of Komagataella phaffii GS115 chromosome 1, complete sequence contains these coding sequences:
- a CDS encoding NADP(+)-dependent glutamate dehydrogenase → MVQPQEPEFEQAYNELLSTIQDSTLFEKKPEYKKVIDVVSIPERVVQFRVVWENDKGELEVNRGYRVQFNSALGPYKGGLRFHPTVNLSILKFLGYEQIFKNALTGLNIGGGKGGADFNPKGRSDNEIRRFCYAFMSELSRHIGQFTDVPAGDIGVGGREVGFLFGAYKKIKNSWEGVLTGKGLTWGGSLIRPEATGYGLVYYVEKMIEHATQGKESFKGKKVAISGSGNVAQYAALKVIELGGIVVSLSDSKGSIIAPNGITTQQISAIAEAKLKFKSLEEITGSYSAFSDSPVKYIPGARPWVHVGDIDVALPSATQNEISGEEAKALVAAGCKYVAEGSNMGSTLEAIDVFEGERASSSGTAVWYAPGKAANCGGVAVSGLEMGQNSQRVQWTEEEVDQKLKDIMINCFDNCLNTAIAYSSETNKDSLPSLVKGANIAGFVKVADAMYAQGDVF, encoded by the coding sequence ATGGTCCAACCACAAGAACCAGAATTTGAGCAAGCCTACAACGAACTTTTGTCCACTATCCAGGACTCAACTTTGTTCGAGAAGAAGCCTGAGTACAAGAAGGTTATCGACGTCGTCTCCATTCCAGAGAGAGTTGTACAATTCCGTGTCGTTTGGGAGAATGACAAGGGTGAACTTGAGGTTAACAGAGGTTACAGAGTCCAATTCAATTCCGCTCTGGGTCCATACAAGGGTGGTCTGAGATTCCATCCAACCGTTAACCTGTCCATCCTCAAGTTCTTGGGTTACGAGCAGATTTTCAAGAATGCCTTGACTGGTCTGAACATCGGTGGTGGTAAGGGTGGTGCCGACTTCAATCCTAAGGGAAGATCCGACAATGAAATCCGTCGTTTTTGTTACGCTTTCATGTCTGAGTTGTCCAGACACATTGGCCAATTCACTGATGTCCCAGCTGGAGACATTGGTGTTGGTGGTCGTGAAGTTGgtttcctctttggtgCCTAcaagaagatcaagaactCTTGGGAGGGTGTTTTGACTGGAAAAGGTTTGACTTGGGGTGGTTCTTTGATCAGACCAGAGGCCACCGGTTACGGTCTGGTCTACTACGTCGAGAAGATGATTGAGCACGCTACTCAAGGTAAGGAATCTTTCAAGGGTAAGAAGGTCGCCATTTCCGGATCTGGTAACGTTGCTCAATACGCTGCTTTGAAGGTTATTGAGTTGGGCGGTATCGTTGTATCCCTCTCCGACTCCAAGGGTTCTATCATTGCTCCAAATGGTATTACCACCCAGCAAATCAGTGCTATTGCTGAGGCCAAGCTTAAGTTCAAGTCTTTGGAGGAGATTACCGGATCTTACTCTGCTTTCTCCGACTCTCCAGTCAAGTACATCCCAGGTGCCCGCCCATGGGTCCACGTTGGAGACATTGACGTTGCCCTGCCATCCGCTACCCAGAACGAGATTTCTGGTGAGGAGGCTAAGGCTCTGGTTGCAGCTGGCTGTAAGTACGTTGCCGAAGGTTCCAACATGGGTTCTACTTTGGAGGCTATTGATGTTTTCGAGGGCGAACGTGCTTCTTCCTCCGGTACTGCTGTCTGGTACGCTCCAGGTAAGGCTGCTAACTGTGGTGGTGTTGCTGTTTCCGGTTTAGAGATGGGTCAAAACTCTCAAAGAGTCCAATGGACCGAGGAGGAGGTCGaccaaaagttgaaggaCATTATGATCAACTGTTTCGACAACTGTTTGAACACTGCCATTGCCTACTCTTCTGAGACTAACAAAGACTCTCTACCATCTTTGGTCAAGGGTGCCAACATTGCTGGTTTCGTCAAGGTTGCCGATGCTATGTACGCCCAAGGTGATGTGTTTTAG
- a CDS encoding Subunit of the RNA polymerase II mediator complex — protein sequence MTKISWSKNGFIAYTDVKSPFMLCMSYLECLDGRRWQMAPPIMIDVGASINQFHTNALSNNKVNGRSVSGLQIQKVTWNGTGTDLAIADSLGNISIFIAGVELTNSPNSSTPSFAMTLLTNMEIIYYDEQGVSQVNSLKWLNLNKPIIANVPAVKVETTKDTTVSSGCAARQGAFVEDANWNAYSYGVHQYKPYGTSHPIGAKHALFVVRDHGDITLYYQGEHGLAYYRCSAVLPECSYVNCSSIGFTRDGDIIVAVYSKLEKTIQVYRCTIDWGYLIDAAEQQKRNPSYTTPGEVKQSKLPSLSVELLQVEPVLEIDESGRLQTLKHMSIVSPNYNSNTELDFLIGYESTTNDDEEVSTKIYRYQMANDQKIHILSAFLKIGESDKQFQDSLPRDYSIRLKQVATYKGSILNIEFYNSDLFVVLTFTNGEIKVVNRINFKELLSPEQLVVDGAIKFPSTALMLNDAGFQFPKLDMEKDDIIETSFSPNLTSLVSLNRNTNQLHFYNMKRKLDCSLKGFMFITCVAMAFRYSYSCFTNTSCEDLFCCIHEEVARIAPHCDVDKLNLGIIQETHRSINFNIDFGREHVDKLLGSPPLQRLLSLQFSLSLYHGWKSSKSAAIANVILNIRTVGFALMYATRSMVMYANKVSKRGTMFATEDSKFQAESVVSCLGPIKWFMDFCVALTQQFIELDSQLKLKKSTSGDEFVAVPIVLGKIPRYFMMYCVSYIRRLYDFTKQSIEKIEPNATLYKIENNTLELSQVKPFTKPLLEVFYSLKSILEESPVSLEAIDKFLNHVDEELKTEYYTRFGTGETRSLGTEQSLVFSGEIPSIFLNSPSILEMLNNKYSKFLCDNLSDTYFYDTEWLRLEFVKKQLQNPSGPTVHCRTDLTRTEQTQENNHSIPNDNSRVDDLRKLVFPYEVNVKKCTRCCSVSQLHEPISFGVSPVSIWLMAFQRSCICGGYWVHRNGPSASE from the coding sequence ATGACTAAAATATCATGGAGTAAGAATGGATTCATTGCATACACCGATGTCAAATCTCCCTTTATGCTCTGTATGAGCTACCTGGAGTGCCTTGACGGACGAAGGTGGCAAATGGCTCCTCCCATCATGATTGACGTTGGTGCCTCCATTAATCAGTTCCACACTAACGCTTTGTCCAATAACAAAGTTAATGGCCGTTCCGTGAGCGGTTTGCAGATTCAAAAGGTCACCTGGAATGGTACTGGCACAGACCTAGCTATTGCTGACAGTCTTGGTAATATTAGTATTTTTATTGCTGGGGTCGAGTTAACGAATTCGCCTAATTCATCTACTCCAAGTTTTGCTATGACACTGTTGACCAACATGGAGATAATTTACTACGACGAACAGGGAGTGTCGCAAgtgaattctttgaagtgGTTGAACCTTAATAAACCGATCATTGCCAATGTCCCCGCTGTGAAAGTAGAAACTACCAAAGATACCACCGTCTCCTCAGGTTGTGCAGCTAGACAAGGAGcctttgttgaagatgCCAATTGGAACGCTTACTCTTATGGGGTGCATCAATACAAACCATACGGGACTTCTCATCCTATTGGCGCCAAGCATGCCTTGTTCGTGGTAAGAGATCATGGAGATATAACTCTATACTATCAAGGTGAACATGGATTAGCATATTACCGATGTTCGGCAGTTTTGCCAGAATGCTCCTATGTAAATTGTTCTAGCATTGGATTTACTAGAGATGGAGATATTATTGTTGCAGTTTATTCGAAACTAGAAAAAACGATTCAAGTTTATCGATGTACTATTGATTGGGGCTACTTAATCGATGCTGCAGAGCAGCAAAAAAGGAATCCATCCTACACTACGCCCGGCGAAGTCAAACAAAGTAAGCTTCCCTCCTTGAGTGTAGAACTTCTTCAAGTCGAACCAGTATTGGAAATTGATGAGAGTGGACGACTGCAAACACTAAAGCACATGTCCATTGTCTCTCCTAATTACAATTCCAACACTGAACTAGATTTCTTAATCGGATACGAATCTACCActaatgatgatgaagaggtGTCTACCAAAATATACAGGTACCAAATGGCAAATGACCAAAAAATTCACATTCTTTCCgctttcttgaaaattggaGAGAGTGATAAACAATTTCAGGATTCACTGCCCAGGGATTATTCAATAAGGTTGAAACAAGTTGCCACTTACAAAGGGTCTATTCTTAATATCGAGTTTTATAATTCGGACCTCTTCGTGGTGCTCACATTCACTAACggagaaatcaaagttgTCAACCGTattaatttcaaagaacttCTTTCTCCGGAACAGCTGGTAGTAGATGGAGCAATTAAGTTTCCCTCTACTGCATTGATGTTGAATGACGCTGGGTTCCAATTTCCTAAACTCGATATGGAGAAAGACGATATTATAGAGACATCGTTTTCCCCTAATTTGACTTCGCTCGTTTCACTGAACAGGAATACAAATCAGCTTCATTTTTACAACatgaaaaggaaattgGATTGTTCATTAAAGGGGTTCATGTTTATTACATGTGTTGCTATGGCTTTCAGATATTCGTATTCATGTTTTACAAACACGTCATGTGAAGATCTATTTTGCTGCATTCACGAGGAAGTTGCAAGAATAGCCCCACACTGTGACGTTGACAAGCTTAACCTGGGTATTATTCAAGAAACCCATCGATCCATAAATTTCAATATTGACTTTGGAAGGGAACATGTAGACAAACTATTGGGATCGCCACCTTTACAGCGATTATTGAGTCTACAATTCTCATTAAGCCTTTATCATGGATGGAAATCCTCCAAATCGGCCGCCATAGCCAACGTCATCTTAAATATTCGAACCGTCGGCTTTGCTCTCATGTATGCGACGAGATCGATGGTGATGTACGCCAATAAAGTCTCCAAAAGAGGAACTATGTTTGCAACAGAAGATTCAAAGTTTCAGGCTGAAAGTGTTGTTTCCTGCCTTGGTCCGATCAAATGGTTCATGGATTTTTGTGTAGCATTAACACAACAATTTATTGAACTTGACTCTCAATTGAAGCTCAAAAAATCAACATCAGGTGACGAGTTTGTGGCTGTACCAATCGTATTGGGAAAAATTCCAAGGTATTTTATGATGTACTGTGTCAGTTACATAAGGAGACTTTATGATTTTACCAAACAATCTATTGAGAAAATTGAACCCAATGCCACACTATACAAAATCGAAAACAACACTCTTGAACTGAGCCAGGTGAAACCTTTTACCAAGCCACTACTAGAAGTTTTTTACAGTTTAAAAAGTATCCTAGAAGAGAGTCCGGTTAGTTTGGAAGCCATTGATAAGTTTCTGAATCACGTTGACGAAGAGCTCAAGACTGAGTACTATACTCGATTTGGGACAGGCGAAACCAGATCATTGGGGACCGAGCAATCCTTGGTCTTTTCAGGTgaaattccttcaattttccTCAACTCCCCTTCAATATTGGAGATGTTGAACAACAAATACTCAAAGTTTCTCTGTGACAATTTGAGTGATACCTATTTCTATGATACCGAATGGTTACGTTTGGAGTTTGTCAAGAAACAGCTGCAGAATCCTAGTGGACCTACAGTCCATTGCAGGACAGACCTTACCCGCACAGAGCAAACACAGGAAAATAATCATTCCATTCCTAATGATAATAGCAGGGTCGACGACCTGCGCAAATTAGTATTCCCTTACGAAGTTAACGTCAAAAAGTGCACTAGATGTTGCTCAGTCTCCCAACTTCATGAACCCATATCCTTTGGAGTATCGCCCGTTAGTATTTGGCTTATGGCATTCCAGAGGAGCTGCATCTGTGGGGGATACTGGGTTCATAGGAACGGCCCGAGTGCAAGCGAGTAA